A genomic stretch from Chelmon rostratus isolate fCheRos1 chromosome 14, fCheRos1.pri, whole genome shotgun sequence includes:
- the zfpl1 gene encoding zinc finger protein-like 1, protein MGLCKCPKRKVTNLFCFEHRVNVCEHCLVSNHNKCIVQSYLQWLQDSDYNPNCTLCNHPLTAQDTVRLVCYDVFHWSCLNNLASRLPLHTAPAGYQCPTCQGPVFPPSNLASPVADVLKEQLSSVNWARAGLGLPLIEEPIGVLEETAANDVTDYTDWSTFDAQEQSNVYPSRSYNASLSPPPNSVSPPGQEDLAGSRKNGDSNMQEHSVVNFTTATTCDTITIHTASSPRKIYDTRDIGHSSVTQIDFDDDKYRRRPTLSWFAQILKNRTGGKRTSFSWKQRVFMLLLVGVLGFFTLIIIMAKLGRASAGSDPNLDPLLNPNIRVGKN, encoded by the exons ATGGGTCTCTGCAAGTGTCCGAAGAGAAAGGTGACCAATCTATTCTGCTTTGAGCATCGTGTAAATGTCTGCGAGCATTGCCTCGTCTCCAACCACAACAAG TGTATCGTGCAGTCATATCTGCAGTGGCTTCAGGACAGCGATTACAACCCCAACTGTACTCTGTGTAATCATCCACTGACCGCTCAAGACACTGTCAGACTGGTCTGCTATG ATGTGTTTCACTGGTCCTGCCTTAATAACTTGGCATCTCGGCTGCCCCTCCATACTGCTCCTGCAGGATACCAGTGTCCCACCTGTCAGGGTCCGGTGTTTCCCCCTTCCAACCTGGCCAGCCCAGTTGCTGATGTGTTGAAAGAACAGCTGTCATCTGTTAACTGGGCGAGAGCTGGTTTGGGGCTGCCGCTG ATTGAAGAGCCCATTGGGGTCCTTGAGGAGACTGCAGCAAATGATGTCACTGATTATACGGACTGGTCCACATTTGATG CACAAGAACAAAGTAACGTTTACCCCAGCCGCTCATACAACGCCAGCCTCAGCCCACCACCAAATTCTGTCTCACCTCCAGGACAGGAAGACCTTGCAGGTTCTCGTAAAAATGGGGATTCAAATATGCAGGAGCACTCTGTGGTCAACTTTACTACTGCCACTACCTGTGACACAATTACAATACACACAG CATCGTCACCAAGAAAGATCTACGACACTCGGGACATTGGTCACAGCTCCGTCACACAGATTGACTTTGACGATGACAAATACCGGCGACGACCAACGTTAAGTTGGTTTGCTCAAATTCTCAA AAATCGCACAGGTGGAAAGCGGACGTCTTTCTCCTGGAAACAGCGGGTCTTCATGCTTCTCCTGGTCGGAGTTCTTGGATTCTTTACGTTGATAATCATCATGGCTAAACTTGGACGGGCCTCTGCTGGCTCAGATCCAAATTTAGATCCTCTTCTTAACCCCAACATCCGTGTGGGGAAAAACTGA